The region CGAACTCCTTTTTAGCTTTGTTTTCCCACTGTTCTTTATCTTCCAGCCTCTCCCAGTACTTCGCTAACTTCTTATTAAGTTTTCTTTCCGAGATGTCAGGACGGGACTGTTTCAGCTCTGATGCCTTCCTCTCTGACCATAAGTCAAAGGCTGTCTTTGGTGGCATCGCTTCTGGATTTCGTTCCAGATAATAATGTGCCAGATCGCGCTCGTATTGTTGTCGACTTACTCGGTACATTTCCCTGTATTTTGCCTTTTTCTCATCCGAAAGCTTTCGCCATTTTTTCCCCATCTTCACCATGATTTCCTTGCTTCCAAGAGAAGAATATTTTGCAGCTAAGAGCGGCCGTTTGTattcacaaaacaacaaataagCGCTTTTTGGCATTTTCGGTTGGTTGGAAtcttccctttttctttttcttattgaTCTGTCTTCCTTACCCTGGGCCTTTGCATCTTCCAAAACTTCTATTGCTGTTCTAACTTTTCGGATTTTAGATGTCAAGGTGTTCCAACGCTTTTGTACCTCGTGTTCACTGTAACCATTGAATGCAATTTCACTCCATGATATATCTTTGATATATACATGTTTTTTCTTCTCAAAACTATTTATGTGCTCCTCTACCTTGGCATAGAGTTGCAAGTCTTGATCGCGACTCCAAACGAGGGATTTTTGCTTATTTTCAACGCCGTTAACGGTCGCCATTTTGGACGCTGTGTCTCCATGCCACAGGCTACCCAAGAAAACAAGGCTCCAGTCCTTTTTCGACTAAAGCTGACTCATTCCAcattgatttcaaaatggcgagcCAAGGTTTGTTCGGTCATGCCGGAAGGTCGTCGTCTAAAAACCTCGTCGAATTTCGAGCTGGAAAGATGTCTCTAAAGGGAACAACTGTCACACCCGATAAAAGAAAGGGAATGGTCTATATTTATCAGAGTGAGGACTCCCTGATGCAC is a window of Montipora foliosa isolate CH-2021 chromosome 5, ASM3666993v2, whole genome shotgun sequence DNA encoding:
- the LOC138004029 gene encoding nucleolar transcription factor 1-like, giving the protein MATVNGVENKQKSLVWSRDQDLQLYAKVEEHINSFEKKKHVYIKDISWSEIAFNGYSEHEVQKRWNTLTSKIRKVRTAIEVLEDAKAQGKEDRSIRKRKREDSNQPKMPKSAYLLFCEYKRPLLAAKYSSLGSKEIMVKMGKKWRKLSDEKKAKYREMYRVSRQQYERDLAHYYLERNPEAMPPKTAFDLWSERKASELKQSRPDISERKLNKKLAKYWERLEDKEQWENKAKKEFENFVSKMKKKSQGS